Proteins from a single region of Amycolatopsis sp. CA-230715:
- a CDS encoding MarR family winged helix-turn-helix transcriptional regulator — translation MSEPAALIGELIRLSTPVGRTLAGELGVSVNDLAALHHLVGRTPLGPAELGRRLGMSTASATALVDRLERGGYLRRRPDPRDRRRIVLEATEAIAERSMAAIAPLAEAVAAIPLDDDAREAVTSYLDEVLAAMRSFAEGTALPDRT, via the coding sequence ATGTCCGAGCCCGCGGCACTGATCGGCGAGCTGATCAGGTTGTCCACCCCCGTCGGCCGCACCCTCGCGGGCGAACTCGGCGTGTCCGTGAACGACCTGGCCGCACTGCACCACCTGGTGGGCAGGACTCCCTTGGGTCCGGCCGAACTGGGCAGGCGGCTCGGCATGTCGACGGCTTCGGCCACCGCGCTCGTCGACCGGCTCGAACGCGGGGGCTATCTGCGGCGGCGCCCCGATCCCCGCGACCGGCGCCGGATAGTGCTCGAAGCCACCGAGGCGATCGCGGAGCGCTCCATGGCGGCGATCGCCCCGCTGGCCGAAGCCGTGGCCGCGATCCCGCTCGACGACGACGCCCGCGAAGCCGTGACGAGCTACCTTGACGAGGTGCTCGCCGCGATGCGTTCCTTCGCCGAAGGCACAGCACTTCCGGACCGGACCTGA